Proteins encoded by one window of Ulvibacter sp. MAR_2010_11:
- the murG gene encoding undecaprenyldiphospho-muramoylpentapeptide beta-N-acetylglucosaminyltransferase, with product MKNLQRTYKFIISGGGTGGHIYPAVAIANELKVRYPDAAFLFVGAQDRMEMEKVPQAGYAIEGLWISGLQRKLSLKNLAFPLKLVSSLLKSKAILKKFKPDVAIGTGGYASAPLLRVASKQNVPCLIQEQNSHAGITNKWLAGNVKKICVAYEGMERFFPSEKVVLTGNPVRQDLLDVTTKRAEAIQFFNLKANKKTLLVLGGSLGAKKINELIEKSLPFFEGKEVQVIWQCGKYYEAEYSGKGSDSVQVHTFLNRMDLAYAAADFIISRAGALSVSELCLVGKPVLFIPSPNVAEDHQTKNAMAISEKNAALLLKESELESRFETEFSALLASEEQQKTLSENIKKLARPNATKAIVAEIEKLLKSN from the coding sequence ATGAAAAATTTACAGAGGACATACAAATTCATAATAAGCGGAGGAGGAACCGGAGGTCATATCTACCCGGCGGTCGCGATTGCGAACGAATTAAAAGTGCGCTATCCCGATGCTGCTTTTTTGTTTGTTGGGGCTCAGGACCGAATGGAAATGGAAAAGGTGCCTCAGGCCGGATATGCGATCGAAGGACTTTGGATTTCCGGATTGCAGCGAAAGCTTTCGCTTAAAAATTTAGCCTTTCCGTTAAAACTTGTTTCCAGTTTGTTAAAGTCGAAAGCAATTCTTAAAAAATTTAAACCCGATGTAGCCATAGGAACCGGCGGATATGCGAGTGCGCCTTTGCTACGTGTTGCTTCAAAGCAAAATGTTCCATGTCTCATTCAGGAGCAGAACAGTCATGCGGGCATTACCAATAAATGGTTGGCAGGGAACGTGAAGAAAATCTGCGTGGCTTACGAAGGAATGGAACGGTTTTTCCCTTCTGAAAAAGTGGTGCTAACCGGAAATCCGGTGCGGCAAGATTTATTGGACGTGACTACTAAGCGAGCTGAAGCAATTCAATTTTTCAATCTGAAGGCGAATAAGAAGACCCTTTTGGTATTGGGCGGAAGTCTGGGCGCAAAAAAAATAAATGAACTAATTGAAAAGTCATTACCGTTTTTTGAAGGAAAAGAGGTTCAGGTGATATGGCAATGCGGGAAATATTATGAGGCGGAGTATTCCGGGAAAGGAAGTGATAGCGTACAGGTACATACGTTTTTAAATAGAATGGATTTGGCCTATGCTGCAGCCGACTTTATCATCTCCAGAGCCGGTGCCTTGTCGGTTTCTGAACTTTGTTTGGTAGGGAAACCGGTACTGTTTATTCCGTCGCCCAATGTGGCCGAAGACCACCAAACCAAGAACGCCATGGCAATTTCAGAAAAAAATGCAGCGTTATTATTAAAGGAAAGCGAATTGGAAAGCAGGTTTGAAACTGAGTTCTCTGCCTTATTGGCTTCAGAAGAACAACAAAAAACCCTTTCAGAAAATATCAAAAAACTGGCACGACCCAACGCTACCAAAGCCATCGTAGCCGAAATTGAAAAATTATTGAAATCGAATTAA
- a CDS encoding FtsW/RodA/SpoVE family cell cycle protein, translated as MQQIFKHIQGDKTIWAVVGLLALFSFLPVYSASSNLAYLYGDGSTLPFLLKHFAHLLLGFTILYGVHKIPYHYFRGLSIIALPVVVLLLIITLAEGTTIDGANASRWIRVPFVGVTFQTSNLAGVVLLTYVARYLSRIKDKTVTFKETLLPLWLPVFLVLALILPANLSTTAIIFTMVVVLVFIGGYPFKYLLIVLGAGLLLLTMFVLTAKAFPGVFPNRVDTWMSRIENFSNGEDTEADYQIEKAKIAIASGGITGLGPGKSIQKNFLPQSSSDFIYAIIVEEFGMLGGLFLLFLYLLLLFRLVIVAYKATSMFGKLLVIGVGLPIVFQALINMGVAVELFPVTGKTLPLISSGGSAIWMTCLALGMILSVSAKREVVIAEEKEQNPLDVLSEAI; from the coding sequence ATGCAGCAAATATTTAAGCATATACAAGGTGATAAAACCATTTGGGCGGTAGTAGGCCTGCTCGCCTTGTTTTCCTTTTTACCCGTCTACAGCGCCAGTAGTAATCTGGCCTATTTGTACGGGGACGGAAGCACATTGCCTTTCTTGCTGAAACATTTTGCACACTTATTATTGGGCTTCACCATTTTATACGGAGTACATAAAATTCCCTATCATTATTTTAGGGGTCTGTCCATTATCGCACTGCCGGTAGTCGTTTTGTTGTTGATTATCACTTTGGCCGAGGGAACCACCATAGACGGTGCCAACGCCAGTCGTTGGATACGGGTTCCTTTTGTGGGCGTGACTTTTCAAACTTCTAATCTCGCAGGTGTTGTTTTATTAACCTATGTAGCCCGATATCTTTCCAGAATAAAGGATAAAACGGTCACTTTTAAAGAGACCCTATTGCCCTTGTGGTTACCGGTGTTTTTGGTCTTGGCATTAATTTTACCTGCGAATTTATCGACAACGGCTATCATTTTTACCATGGTGGTAGTATTGGTATTTATAGGGGGCTATCCTTTTAAATACCTCTTGATTGTGTTGGGAGCGGGACTGCTTTTACTAACAATGTTCGTGCTTACAGCCAAGGCTTTTCCGGGAGTTTTTCCGAACAGGGTAGATACCTGGATGAGTAGGATTGAGAATTTCTCAAACGGAGAAGACACCGAAGCCGATTATCAGATTGAAAAGGCAAAAATAGCGATCGCTTCCGGCGGAATTACAGGTCTGGGCCCGGGAAAAAGTATTCAGAAGAATTTCCTGCCGCAATCGTCATCCGATTTTATCTACGCCATTATCGTGGAAGAATTCGGGATGCTGGGCGGCTTGTTTTTACTATTCCTATACCTCTTGTTGTTATTTCGTCTGGTCATTGTTGCCTATAAAGCAACTTCCATGTTTGGAAAATTACTGGTAATTGGCGTAGGTCTACCCATAGTGTTTCAGGCGCTCATTAATATGGGAGTGGCGGTGGAATTGTTTCCGGTAACCGGAAAAACCTTGCCGTTAATTAGTAGTGGAGGTAGTGCCATTTGGATGACCTGTTTGGCGCTGGGAATGATTTTAAGCGTTAGCGCCAAAAGAGAGGTTGTAATAGCTGAAGAAAAAGAACAAAACCCTTTAGATGTATTAAGTGAGGCTATTTAG
- the murD gene encoding UDP-N-acetylmuramoyl-L-alanine--D-glutamate ligase, producing the protein MAERLVILGAGESGVGTAILGKKKGFEVFVSDFGKVKEHYKQVLIHNEIEWEEGGHTEAKVLSATIVMKSPGIKDTAAMVVKLKAKGIPVISEIEFASKYTKAIIVGITGSNGKTTTATLTYELLRQGGLNVALGGNIGKSFAEEVAEDVYENFVLELSSFQLDGIETFRPHIAVLTNLSPDHLDRYDYNYENYIASKFRIAMNQTPEDYFIYDADDAEINKWLQQHPIQSQLLPFSLKKELKKGAFIKDNNIILTIDNTNLTMPIATLGLQGQHNLKNAMAASTVATLLKIRKTTIRECMESFQGVEHRLERVLKINKVLYINDSKATNVNATFYALDSMETPTVWIVGGEDKGNDYSELLPLVNEKVKAIICLGVDNQKIINAFGNVVDIMVETQSMQDAVQVAYRMASRGETVLLSPACASFDLFENYEDRGRQFKDAVRNL; encoded by the coding sequence GTGGCAGAACGACTGGTCATATTGGGCGCGGGGGAAAGCGGAGTGGGAACGGCCATTCTAGGAAAAAAGAAGGGGTTTGAAGTGTTTGTGTCAGACTTCGGAAAAGTAAAAGAGCATTACAAACAAGTTCTTATACATAATGAGATTGAATGGGAAGAAGGCGGTCATACCGAAGCGAAGGTGCTTTCAGCAACTATAGTTATGAAAAGCCCCGGAATTAAAGATACGGCTGCAATGGTTGTTAAGCTGAAGGCGAAAGGTATTCCTGTAATTTCTGAAATTGAATTTGCTTCAAAATATACAAAGGCAATCATAGTAGGGATTACGGGAAGCAATGGAAAAACCACCACAGCAACACTTACGTACGAATTGCTTCGACAAGGCGGATTGAATGTGGCTTTGGGCGGAAATATAGGAAAGAGTTTTGCCGAAGAAGTCGCCGAAGACGTGTACGAAAATTTCGTACTGGAATTGAGCAGCTTTCAGCTGGACGGCATCGAAACTTTTAGACCGCACATAGCAGTATTAACCAATTTAAGCCCGGACCATTTGGATCGATACGATTACAATTATGAGAATTATATCGCTTCAAAATTCCGGATTGCAATGAATCAGACGCCCGAGGATTATTTCATTTACGACGCAGACGATGCGGAAATAAACAAATGGCTTCAGCAGCATCCCATACAATCACAATTACTCCCTTTTTCATTAAAAAAGGAACTGAAAAAAGGAGCATTTATAAAAGACAACAACATAATACTAACAATAGATAATACAAATCTCACTATGCCAATCGCAACACTAGGATTACAAGGACAGCACAATTTAAAGAACGCAATGGCCGCCTCGACGGTAGCCACCCTGCTAAAAATCAGGAAAACCACCATCAGGGAATGCATGGAAAGCTTCCAAGGTGTAGAGCATCGCTTGGAAAGAGTGCTTAAAATTAACAAAGTGCTTTATATAAACGATTCCAAGGCAACCAATGTCAATGCGACGTTTTATGCCTTAGACAGCATGGAAACTCCAACAGTTTGGATTGTTGGAGGCGAAGACAAGGGTAACGATTATAGTGAGTTGTTGCCGTTGGTAAACGAAAAGGTAAAGGCCATTATTTGTCTGGGGGTCGACAATCAAAAAATTATAAATGCCTTTGGTAATGTAGTCGACATTATGGTGGAAACCCAATCGATGCAAGATGCTGTTCAGGTGGCATATAGAATGGCAAGTCGAGGAGAAACTGTGCTGTTGTCTCCGGCTTGTGCAAGTTTTGATCTTTTTGAAAACTACGAAGATCGCGGACGTCAATTTAAAGATGCCGTTCGGAATTTATAA
- the mraY gene encoding phospho-N-acetylmuramoyl-pentapeptide-transferase, with protein sequence MLYYLFEYLEKTYQLPGASLFQFITFRASLAVILSLIIATVYGKKIIKYLQRKQLGETIRDLGLEGQNEKAGTPTMGGIIIILATIIPVLLFAKLENIYVILLLVTTLWMGTIGFIDDYLKKFKNDKAGLPGKFKVIGQVGLGIIVGATMFFHPDITVKREKVNPKHDSELITQSSPREFYPEEKTLLTTIPFVKENEFNYERLIAWAGDDYKKYAWLIFIPIVIFIITAVSNGANLTDGIDGLAAGTSAIIAITLAIFAWVSGNVVFSDYLNIMYIPNTGEMTIFITAFVGALIGFLWYNAFPAQVFMGDTGSLTIGGIIAVIAIAIRKEWLIPILCGIFLMENLSVVMQVSWFKYTKKKFGEGRRIFRMSPLHHHYQIKGFHESKIVTRFWIVGIFLAILTIVTLKIR encoded by the coding sequence ATGCTGTATTATTTGTTCGAATATCTAGAGAAAACGTATCAATTGCCGGGGGCGAGTCTGTTTCAGTTTATCACTTTCAGAGCGTCATTGGCAGTAATCTTGTCTCTAATTATTGCAACGGTTTACGGAAAGAAAATAATTAAATACCTGCAAAGAAAACAACTTGGAGAAACCATTAGAGATTTAGGACTTGAGGGGCAGAACGAAAAGGCCGGAACTCCCACCATGGGCGGAATTATTATCATTCTTGCCACAATTATCCCGGTCTTGCTCTTTGCAAAGTTGGAAAACATTTATGTGATTTTACTTTTGGTAACCACGCTGTGGATGGGTACTATCGGGTTTATAGACGATTATTTAAAGAAGTTTAAAAACGATAAGGCGGGATTGCCGGGTAAGTTTAAAGTGATTGGTCAGGTGGGGTTGGGAATTATAGTGGGTGCAACCATGTTTTTTCATCCGGATATTACGGTAAAACGTGAAAAAGTAAATCCGAAGCACGATTCCGAATTAATCACCCAAAGTTCACCAAGAGAATTCTATCCCGAAGAAAAAACATTATTAACAACCATTCCTTTTGTCAAGGAAAACGAATTTAATTACGAACGATTAATAGCCTGGGCAGGTGATGATTATAAAAAATATGCCTGGCTTATTTTCATTCCCATTGTCATCTTTATTATTACGGCGGTTTCTAATGGTGCCAATCTAACCGATGGTATCGATGGTCTGGCTGCAGGAACTTCGGCGATTATTGCGATTACACTCGCCATCTTCGCATGGGTTTCGGGGAATGTGGTGTTTTCAGACTATCTCAATATTATGTACATCCCCAACACGGGCGAGATGACCATTTTTATAACAGCCTTTGTGGGAGCGCTCATCGGATTTCTATGGTACAATGCCTTTCCGGCACAGGTATTTATGGGCGATACAGGGAGTTTGACTATTGGAGGTATCATAGCCGTGATCGCAATTGCGATTCGGAAGGAATGGCTTATCCCTATTCTCTGCGGAATTTTCCTTATGGAAAACCTCTCGGTCGTGATGCAGGTAAGCTGGTTTAAATACACCAAAAAGAAATTTGGGGAAGGCCGAAGGATTTTCAGAATGTCACCCTTGCACCATCACTATCAAATAAAAGGATTTCACGAAAGTAAGATAGTAACACGGTTTTGGATCGTGGGAATTTTTCTCGCGATTTTAACAATAGTCACTCTAAAAATAAGATAG
- a CDS encoding UDP-N-acetylmuramoyl-L-alanyl-D-glutamate--2,6-diaminopimelate ligase, with product MIVLKDILYKVTIEKVIGNTSVAIRNIEFDSRKVSLDDVFIAIHGTVSDGHDFIKKAADQGAIAIICETLPDAIINGITYVQVEDSHRALAIMAANYYENPSEALKLVGVTGTNGKTTVTSLLYSLFKSAGYEAGLLSTVKIMVGDTQYAATHTTPDSLTINRYLREMVDTGVSFCFMEVSSHGIHQKRTEGLHFAGGIFTNLSHDHLDYHKDFAEYRDVKKLFFDRLPKTAFALVNTDDKNGVVMLQNTQAKKYTYALKSYADYKAQILENQFTGLLLKINNQELWVKLIGNFNAYNLLAIYATAELLGLETLEVLQLMSVLESVDGRFQYSVSEKNITAIVDYAHTPDALKNVLETINSIRTGNEELITVVGCGGDRDTTKRPKMGNIAASLSTKVIFTSDNPRSEDPNTIIEQIEAGVPAEHFKKTLSIADRKQAIKTACQMASGGDIILVAGKGHETYQEIKGERFDFDDFKIVNQLINALNK from the coding sequence ATGATAGTATTAAAAGACATACTGTACAAGGTAACTATCGAAAAGGTGATAGGAAATACTTCTGTGGCAATTCGGAATATAGAATTCGATTCCAGAAAAGTAAGTCTGGACGATGTCTTTATCGCAATTCACGGAACAGTTTCAGACGGACACGACTTTATAAAAAAGGCTGCAGATCAAGGTGCCATCGCCATTATTTGTGAAACACTTCCCGATGCTATTATCAACGGGATTACCTACGTGCAGGTAGAGGACTCACATCGTGCCCTGGCAATTATGGCAGCCAATTACTACGAGAACCCTTCCGAAGCACTTAAGTTGGTAGGTGTTACAGGCACCAACGGAAAAACTACAGTCACTTCCTTGTTGTATAGTTTATTTAAGTCGGCCGGATACGAAGCAGGCTTGCTTTCCACCGTAAAGATAATGGTGGGAGACACACAATATGCCGCTACACATACTACTCCCGATTCGCTAACTATTAACAGGTATTTACGCGAAATGGTTGATACCGGTGTGAGTTTTTGTTTTATGGAAGTGAGTTCTCACGGAATCCATCAAAAGCGTACCGAAGGCTTGCATTTTGCGGGTGGAATTTTCACCAACCTGTCACACGATCATTTAGATTATCACAAAGATTTTGCAGAGTACCGGGATGTAAAAAAATTATTCTTCGACCGTTTGCCGAAAACGGCTTTTGCACTTGTGAATACAGACGATAAGAACGGCGTAGTGATGCTTCAGAATACGCAGGCTAAAAAATACACCTACGCTTTGAAATCGTATGCCGATTACAAGGCGCAGATTCTTGAAAATCAGTTTACGGGTTTGTTGCTGAAAATTAACAATCAGGAATTATGGGTAAAACTAATCGGAAATTTCAATGCCTATAACCTTTTGGCAATTTATGCTACCGCCGAATTACTCGGGTTGGAAACCTTGGAAGTGCTTCAGTTAATGAGTGTTTTGGAGAGTGTGGATGGGAGATTTCAATATTCAGTTTCAGAAAAAAATATAACCGCCATAGTTGATTACGCACATACGCCCGATGCCTTAAAAAATGTGTTGGAAACTATCAATAGTATTCGCACCGGGAACGAGGAATTGATCACGGTGGTTGGCTGTGGTGGCGACAGAGACACCACCAAGCGACCTAAAATGGGCAACATTGCTGCGAGTCTTAGCACGAAAGTGATTTTTACCAGCGACAACCCCAGAAGTGAAGACCCCAACACCATCATAGAACAAATCGAGGCCGGTGTTCCGGCAGAGCATTTTAAGAAAACCCTTTCCATAGCCGATAGAAAACAAGCCATAAAAACTGCCTGTCAGATGGCTTCAGGAGGAGATATCATTTTGGTGGCCGGGAAAGGTCATGAAACCTATCAGGAAATAAAAGGAGAGCGCTTCGACTTTGATGATTTTAAAATTGTAAACCAACTAATTAACGCCCTAAATAAATAG
- a CDS encoding penicillin-binding protein — MAVEEKNILNRLYFVAGCMFIFAIAITVKLVNIQFVDGDKYRELALKNTTKNFVIPANRGNVYADDGSLLATSVPKYDIRFDAVTVSSENFKENLVPLSNALSKAFGKPSSYYQNSFRKARANKDRYMSVVKNLGYSDYIKVKNMPLFKLGPYKGGIIVEQRTVREHPMGKIAERTVGNQRKDKPGYYSVGLEGAFDEFLRGKEGRRLKQKIAKGQWKPVYDDNEIEPLDGYDIVSTINVNIQDIAHHALLKQLEYYEAEHGTVIVMEVATGEIKAVSNLGRTSDGTYYEKLNYAIGESHEPGSTFKVMALMAALEDKVIDTSTVVDTGKGVKVFYKRKIYDSHRGGFGKISAAKALEVSSNIGLATLIDENYSKNPNKLIDRLKSWHLTEQTGVAIKGEGVPFIPEPGHSKWSKNALPSMAYGYNLRLTPLQTLNFYNAIANDGVMVKPRFIKEVRAMNKKVDVYDTEVTNPRICSDKTIKEIQEILKNVVQRGTGKSLYSPDFSMAGKTGTAQTEYWMADWASNRRYVSSFAGYFPADNPKYSCIVVIHKPSIKKGYYGADVSGPVFKRIAQKIFTDAPLLIEVANVDAEDPSMKKDFDGYYAKAQTRFQKMPNVAGMAGMDAVSLLENLGLKVKIVGNGSVTSQSIPSGEPIKKGSQIVLQLS; from the coding sequence GTGGCAGTAGAAGAAAAGAACATATTAAACCGCCTGTATTTTGTCGCCGGATGTATGTTCATCTTTGCGATAGCCATTACCGTGAAACTGGTAAATATTCAGTTTGTTGACGGCGATAAATACAGGGAGCTCGCGTTAAAAAATACAACCAAGAACTTTGTAATTCCCGCAAACAGAGGGAATGTCTACGCCGATGACGGAAGTCTTTTGGCAACTTCAGTGCCCAAATACGATATCCGATTTGACGCTGTGACGGTTTCTTCCGAAAACTTTAAAGAAAATTTAGTCCCGCTTTCCAATGCTTTGTCTAAAGCCTTCGGCAAACCCAGTTCGTATTATCAGAATAGTTTCAGAAAAGCTCGCGCCAATAAAGACCGCTATATGTCGGTTGTGAAAAATTTAGGCTATTCAGATTATATAAAAGTGAAAAACATGCCACTTTTCAAGCTAGGGCCTTATAAAGGCGGAATCATAGTCGAACAGCGCACTGTAAGAGAGCACCCCATGGGGAAAATAGCTGAAAGGACTGTTGGGAATCAGCGAAAGGACAAGCCCGGGTACTATTCGGTCGGACTGGAAGGTGCTTTCGACGAATTTTTAAGAGGCAAGGAGGGGCGTAGACTGAAACAAAAAATTGCAAAAGGACAGTGGAAGCCCGTATACGACGACAACGAAATTGAACCCCTGGACGGTTACGACATTGTTTCTACCATCAATGTAAACATTCAGGATATTGCCCATCATGCTTTGTTAAAGCAATTGGAGTACTACGAGGCCGAACACGGGACCGTAATTGTGATGGAAGTAGCCACCGGTGAAATTAAGGCTGTTTCCAATTTGGGGCGTACAAGTGACGGGACGTATTACGAGAAATTAAACTACGCCATTGGCGAATCCCACGAGCCCGGATCAACCTTTAAGGTTATGGCGTTGATGGCTGCTTTGGAAGACAAGGTTATCGACACCAGCACGGTGGTAGACACCGGAAAAGGCGTAAAAGTATTTTACAAACGTAAGATTTATGATTCGCATCGGGGTGGTTTCGGAAAGATTTCGGCGGCTAAAGCATTGGAAGTTTCTTCCAACATTGGCTTGGCTACGCTGATCGATGAAAACTATTCGAAAAATCCGAATAAATTAATTGACCGTCTAAAAAGCTGGCATCTCACCGAACAAACCGGAGTGGCCATTAAAGGCGAAGGAGTTCCTTTTATTCCCGAGCCCGGACATTCAAAATGGAGTAAAAATGCCTTACCGTCCATGGCCTATGGCTATAACCTGAGACTTACACCGCTTCAAACTCTCAATTTTTACAATGCCATTGCCAATGATGGGGTGATGGTGAAGCCCAGATTTATAAAAGAAGTAAGGGCGATGAATAAAAAAGTGGACGTGTACGATACAGAGGTTACCAATCCGAGGATCTGCTCCGATAAAACCATAAAGGAAATACAGGAAATCTTAAAGAATGTAGTACAACGTGGCACCGGAAAATCGTTGTATTCACCAGATTTCTCCATGGCGGGAAAAACAGGAACGGCTCAAACCGAATATTGGATGGCCGACTGGGCGTCGAACCGACGCTATGTTTCGTCGTTTGCGGGGTATTTTCCTGCCGATAACCCCAAGTACTCCTGTATTGTGGTAATACATAAACCCAGTATTAAAAAAGGCTATTACGGAGCAGATGTTTCGGGTCCTGTTTTTAAAAGAATCGCGCAAAAAATATTTACGGATGCACCTCTACTAATTGAAGTTGCCAACGTAGATGCCGAAGACCCCTCAATGAAAAAGGATTTTGATGGCTATTATGCCAAAGCACAAACCCGCTTTCAAAAAATGCCCAATGTTGCCGGAATGGCAGGAATGGACGCAGTCTCCCTCCTGGAAAATTTAGGTTTAAAAGTGAAAATTGTTGGAAACGGCAGTGTTACATCTCAATCTATTCCATCGGGAGAACCTATTAAAAAGGGCTCACAAATAGTATTACAATTATCATGA
- a CDS encoding FtsL-like putative cell division protein, which produces MKKNFYNLIKGKFLVSDDAFKNWRLIIFLSVLALIMIASSHSADKKVHRIAQLNNEVKELKSEYVDIRMQLMQTKMESKIIAAMAKRGLEISVTPPQKIKITTKK; this is translated from the coding sequence ATGAAGAAGAATTTTTACAACCTCATAAAAGGTAAATTTTTGGTGAGCGACGACGCTTTTAAAAACTGGCGTCTCATTATTTTCTTGTCGGTGCTCGCCTTGATTATGATAGCAAGTTCACACAGTGCCGATAAAAAAGTACATCGCATTGCGCAGTTGAACAACGAGGTGAAAGAGTTAAAGAGCGAGTATGTAGATATACGAATGCAGCTCATGCAAACCAAAATGGAAAGCAAAATAATTGCGGCAATGGCGAAACGAGGATTAGAAATATCGGTCACGCCGCCTCAAAAAATCAAAATCACAACAAAAAAGTAA
- the rsmH gene encoding 16S rRNA (cytosine(1402)-N(4))-methyltransferase RsmH, with translation MEYHRPVLLEETVDGLNIHPDGVYVDVTFGGGGHSKEILNRLSEKGKLIAFDQDKDALRNVIDDNRFLLVNENFRFLKRFLRFYGHKLVDGILGDFGVSSHQFDIAERGFSTRFEADLDMRMNQGSAFSAYDVVNKYEEAQLRGVLFQYGELRAAAGMARVIVDARAQEPIKSSDQLKKALGRFLPKHRENKILAQIYQAIRIEVNQELEALKEFLIQTEDVLRPGGRLSLISYHSLEDRLVKRFMRNGLFEGEVEKDVFGRAEVPFKPVGKFIIPSEKEIKENSRARSAKLRIAEKL, from the coding sequence ATGGAATATCATAGACCGGTATTATTGGAAGAAACGGTTGATGGCCTTAACATCCACCCCGATGGGGTTTATGTGGATGTCACTTTTGGCGGCGGGGGTCACTCGAAAGAAATATTAAACAGACTTAGTGAAAAAGGGAAATTAATTGCATTCGATCAAGACAAAGATGCGCTTAGGAATGTTATCGACGACAATAGGTTTTTATTGGTTAATGAAAACTTCAGATTTCTTAAGCGCTTCTTACGTTTTTACGGACACAAGCTTGTAGACGGAATTTTAGGCGACTTTGGTGTTTCTTCACATCAATTCGATATCGCCGAACGCGGATTTTCAACGCGTTTTGAAGCAGATTTAGACATGCGTATGAATCAGGGTAGTGCTTTTTCAGCCTACGATGTGGTGAATAAATACGAAGAAGCTCAACTGCGAGGTGTGTTGTTTCAGTACGGCGAATTACGTGCTGCTGCGGGAATGGCCAGAGTAATTGTTGATGCTCGTGCGCAGGAGCCCATCAAATCCAGTGATCAATTAAAAAAAGCATTGGGAAGATTTCTTCCGAAGCACAGAGAGAATAAAATTCTGGCGCAAATCTATCAGGCTATTCGTATTGAAGTGAATCAGGAATTGGAAGCATTAAAGGAATTTTTAATTCAAACTGAAGACGTGCTTCGACCCGGAGGTAGACTTAGTTTGATCTCGTATCACTCTTTGGAAGATCGTTTGGTAAAGCGATTTATGCGCAACGGTTTGTTTGAAGGGGAGGTCGAAAAAGATGTTTTTGGAAGGGCTGAAGTTCCGTTTAAACCCGTTGGGAAGTTTATAATTCCTTCAGAAAAAGAAATTAAAGAAAATAGCAGGGCTCGCAGTGCAAAGCTGCGAATTGCCGAAAAATTATAG
- the mraZ gene encoding division/cell wall cluster transcriptional repressor MraZ, with product MLNLIGTYECKADVKGRLMMPAPLKKQLTPVMADGFVIKRAVFQPCLEMYPMDEWNALMQKMGQLNRFNRKNNDFIRRFTAGLKTVELDATGRLLIPKDLLSFAGISKEIVISSAINIVEIWDKNKYEQAINDAANDFADLAEEVMGDASDAANGIS from the coding sequence ATGCTCAACCTAATAGGGACATACGAGTGCAAAGCAGATGTAAAAGGAAGGCTCATGATGCCCGCTCCTCTTAAGAAGCAACTTACTCCGGTTATGGCAGACGGCTTTGTGATAAAACGCGCCGTATTTCAGCCGTGTTTGGAAATGTATCCTATGGACGAGTGGAATGCTTTAATGCAGAAAATGGGGCAGCTCAATCGTTTCAATCGCAAGAACAACGATTTTATAAGACGTTTTACGGCAGGCTTAAAAACGGTGGAGTTGGATGCAACAGGTAGATTACTAATCCCAAAGGACCTCTTGTCTTTCGCGGGTATATCTAAAGAAATTGTAATCTCTTCGGCCATAAATATCGTAGAGATTTGGGATAAAAATAAATACGAACAAGCAATAAATGATGCTGCAAACGATTTTGCAGATTTGGCTGAAGAAGTAATGGGAGACGCAAGTGATGCTGCTAATGGAATATCATAG